A single window of Streptomyces aquilus DNA harbors:
- a CDS encoding SH3 domain-containing protein — protein MSLRSRLSISLAAGALLAAAAAVPAVANDDWDGARGDWGHHQQENPRLYKGVVTASTLNLRSAPNRGSQIIRTAHKGEIVSIFCKTPGQTINGNPLWYLLTDGTWAWGAARYIDNIGAAPRWC, from the coding sequence ATGTCGCTGCGCTCCCGTCTCTCCATATCCCTCGCCGCCGGCGCCCTGCTCGCCGCCGCTGCCGCCGTGCCCGCCGTCGCGAACGACGACTGGGACGGTGCACGCGGTGACTGGGGGCACCACCAGCAGGAGAACCCCCGCCTCTACAAAGGCGTGGTCACCGCGAGCACGCTGAATCTGCGCAGCGCACCGAACCGCGGGTCGCAGATCATCCGGACCGCGCACAAGGGCGAGATCGTCTCGATCTTCTGCAAGACGCCCGGCCAGACCATCAACGGCAACCCGCTCTGGTACCTCCTCACGGACGGCACCTGGGCCTGGGGCGCCGCGCGGTACATCGACAACATCGGGGCGGCGCCACGCTGGTGCTAG
- a CDS encoding protein-tyrosine phosphatase family protein, with amino-acid sequence MRTRRKQPDVPAPDHPWNEIVPGLWMGGHEFRGPSGQREFAVVRDEFDLVQTLLRLPGHGPDPGVEHHVWPIPDGPLDGTQLAGVIRLAQAASEAIDEGRKVLVRCYHGYNRSGLVVAHALIRAGHSAEEAIRTIRDRRSPWALHNDLFVDYLRAGLPTARLLEELAE; translated from the coding sequence TTGCGTACCCGCAGGAAGCAGCCCGACGTACCGGCCCCGGACCACCCCTGGAACGAGATCGTGCCCGGACTGTGGATGGGCGGGCACGAGTTCAGGGGGCCCTCGGGGCAGCGCGAGTTCGCCGTCGTACGGGACGAGTTCGACCTCGTCCAGACCCTGTTGAGACTGCCGGGGCACGGGCCCGACCCCGGCGTGGAGCACCATGTGTGGCCGATACCCGACGGGCCTCTGGACGGGACCCAGCTCGCGGGCGTGATCCGGCTGGCACAGGCCGCGAGCGAGGCGATCGACGAGGGCCGCAAGGTCCTCGTCCGCTGTTATCACGGCTACAACCGCTCGGGGCTGGTCGTGGCGCACGCCCTGATCCGTGCCGGGCACTCCGCCGAGGAGGCGATCCGCACGATCCGGGACCGTCGCTCCCCCTGGGCGCTGCACAACGACCTGTTCGTCGACTATCTACGGGCCGGACTGCCCACGGCACGGCTGCTGGAGGAGCTGGCCGAATGA
- a CDS encoding FtsW/RodA/SpoVE family cell cycle protein, with the protein MTKAGTTVVRADPPAPAVRLPRRRGIELALIVVAVLLSVYGYCAVGLARHGTVPPGAAGYGAGLGVLALVAHLAVRYRAPYADPLLLPIGVLLNGLGLVLIYRLDLETPGDRAAPTQLVWSTVGVALFIVTALFLRDFRVLQRYSYVCVAAALALLVLPIAFPAVNGARIWIRIAGFSIQPGEFAKVLLAVFFAAYLAANRNALAYAGRRIWWLQLPTGRVLGPIVAIWLLSVVVLVLERDLGTSLLFFGLFVVLLYVATGRTGWIAVGLLLASLGAVAVGWLEPHVHSRVQDWLHPFATIEAGQGPNQLSQSLFAFAAGGTMGTGLGLGHSILIGFAAKSDFILATAGEELGLAGLSAIFLLYGLLVERGYRAGLSLRDPFGRLLAVGLASIVALQVFVIAGGVTGLIPLTGMAMPFLAQGGSSVVTNWAIVALLIRVSDSARSQFDGEVAA; encoded by the coding sequence ATGACCAAGGCCGGAACCACCGTGGTGCGAGCGGATCCCCCCGCTCCCGCCGTCCGCCTCCCCCGGCGCCGGGGCATCGAACTCGCCCTCATCGTCGTCGCCGTACTGCTCTCCGTGTACGGCTACTGCGCGGTGGGCCTCGCCCGACACGGCACCGTCCCGCCCGGCGCCGCCGGTTACGGCGCCGGGCTCGGCGTGCTCGCGCTGGTCGCGCATCTCGCGGTGCGCTACCGGGCGCCGTACGCCGATCCGCTGCTCCTGCCGATCGGCGTCCTGCTCAACGGCCTCGGCCTGGTCCTCATCTACCGGCTCGACCTGGAGACCCCGGGCGACCGGGCGGCGCCCACCCAACTCGTGTGGTCCACGGTCGGCGTGGCGCTGTTCATCGTCACCGCGCTGTTCCTGCGGGACTTCCGGGTGCTCCAGCGGTACTCCTACGTGTGCGTCGCCGCCGCCCTCGCGCTGCTCGTCCTGCCCATCGCCTTCCCGGCCGTGAACGGGGCCCGGATCTGGATCCGGATCGCCGGGTTCTCCATCCAGCCGGGCGAGTTCGCGAAGGTGCTCCTCGCGGTCTTCTTCGCCGCCTATCTCGCCGCCAACCGCAACGCGCTCGCCTACGCCGGGCGCCGGATCTGGTGGCTCCAGCTGCCGACCGGGCGGGTGCTCGGACCGATCGTGGCGATCTGGCTGCTGAGTGTGGTGGTGCTGGTCCTGGAGCGGGACCTCGGGACGTCGCTGCTGTTCTTCGGGCTGTTCGTGGTGCTGCTGTACGTCGCCACCGGGCGGACCGGGTGGATCGCGGTGGGGCTGCTGCTGGCCTCGCTGGGCGCGGTCGCGGTCGGCTGGCTGGAGCCGCATGTGCACAGCAGGGTGCAGGACTGGCTGCATCCCTTCGCCACCATCGAGGCCGGTCAGGGCCCCAACCAGCTGTCGCAGTCGCTGTTCGCGTTCGCCGCGGGCGGCACCATGGGCACCGGGCTCGGGCTGGGGCACTCGATCCTCATCGGTTTCGCCGCCAAGTCGGACTTCATCCTGGCGACGGCCGGCGAGGAGCTGGGGCTGGCCGGGCTGTCGGCGATCTTCCTGCTGTACGGGCTGCTGGTGGAGCGCGGTTACCGGGCGGGGCTCTCCCTGCGCGACCCCTTCGGGCGGCTGCTGGCGGTCGGGCTCGCCTCGATCGTGGCGTTGCAGGTGTTCGTCATCGCGGGCGGGGTGACCGGGCTGATCCCGCTGACCGGCATGGCGATGCCGTTCCTGGCCCAGGGCGGCTCGTCGG
- a CDS encoding sensor histidine kinase has protein sequence MRLALPRWTGTLALKAAAFITVMCCALAALLGILVHVSVTNQTVGQARDLALSRLADATEAYEAGDSLLPGAGVDPPGLPTSLRALAVAGHRGTMVADHEGRPTMWAAGPADGDRALAVVVDYSQQARTINALDRAILWSSALAIGATLLVGAFAVTRVTRRLHATARVARRISGGDLDARVDDPRTKDPTRPQDEVAAVAAALDSMAASLQGKLLSEQRFTADVAHELRTPLTGLHAAAELLPPGRPTELVRDRVAALRTLTEDLLEISRLDTGRERLDLDAVSLGALAERVVRASGTDTEVRVVRSVVVETDRRRLERVLGNLVANAHRHGRAPVSLTVDGPTVTVRDHGDGYPEYLVEHGPQRFRTEGGSKGHGLGLTIAVGQAEVLGAELRFRNAADGGAVAVLTLLGSPHP, from the coding sequence ATGAGGCTCGCGCTCCCCCGGTGGACCGGCACGCTCGCCCTGAAGGCCGCCGCCTTCATCACCGTCATGTGCTGTGCGCTGGCCGCGCTGCTCGGCATCCTCGTGCATGTCTCGGTGACCAACCAGACCGTCGGCCAGGCCCGTGACCTGGCGCTGTCCCGGCTGGCGGACGCGACCGAGGCGTACGAGGCCGGGGACAGCCTGCTGCCGGGTGCGGGCGTCGACCCGCCGGGGCTGCCCACGTCGCTGCGGGCGCTGGCGGTGGCGGGCCACCGGGGCACGATGGTCGCCGACCACGAGGGGCGCCCCACGATGTGGGCGGCCGGTCCGGCCGACGGCGACCGGGCGCTCGCGGTCGTCGTCGACTACTCCCAGCAGGCCCGCACGATCAACGCGCTCGACCGGGCCATCCTGTGGTCCTCGGCCCTCGCCATCGGGGCGACGCTGCTGGTGGGGGCGTTCGCGGTGACCCGGGTGACCCGGCGGCTGCACGCCACCGCGCGGGTGGCCCGGCGGATCAGCGGCGGTGACCTGGACGCGCGCGTCGACGACCCGCGCACGAAGGATCCGACGCGGCCGCAGGACGAGGTGGCCGCGGTGGCCGCCGCGCTGGACTCCATGGCGGCCTCGTTGCAGGGCAAGCTGCTGAGCGAGCAGCGGTTCACGGCCGACGTGGCGCACGAGTTGCGCACGCCGCTGACCGGGTTGCACGCGGCGGCGGAACTGCTGCCGCCGGGGCGGCCGACGGAGCTGGTGCGGGACCGGGTGGCCGCGCTGCGGACGCTGACGGAGGATCTGCTGGAGATCTCACGCCTGGACACGGGGCGGGAGCGGCTGGATCTGGACGCGGTGTCGCTCGGGGCGCTGGCGGAGCGGGTGGTGCGGGCGTCGGGGACCGACACGGAGGTCAGGGTCGTGCGGAGTGTCGTCGTCGAGACGGATCGGCGGCGCCTTGAGCGGGTGTTGGGGAACCTGGTGGCCAATGCGCACCGGCACGGGAGGGCGCCGGTCTCCCTGACCGTGGACGGGCCGACGGTGACCGTTCGGGATCACGGGGACGGATATCCGGAGTACCTCGTCGAGCACGGGCCGCAGCGGTTCCGGACCGAGGGGGGATCGAAGGGGCATGGGCTGGGGCTGACGATCGCGGTCGGGCAGGCGGAGGTGCTGGGGGCGGAGCTGAGGTTCCGGAACGCCGCCGACGGAGGAGCCGTCGCCGTACTCACCCTGCTCGGGTCCCCGCACCCCTGA